The genomic segment TCGCGCGCCATGATGCAGCCGCAGATGCCGGAGCCCTGCCCGATCGGCACATAGAGGACGTCGAGGTCGGGCACTGCGCGGAATAGTTCGAGAGCGTAGGTCGCAACGCCAAGAACAAGATCCGGGTGGAACGAGGGCACCATGTGGAGCCCGGCGAACTGCGCGCGACGCTCGGCTTCCTCGCGTGCCGCCTGAAAGTCCTCGCCGTGTTCGACGAGTTCGGCACCGAAGGCCTTCATCGCGCGGTTCTTCTCGACCGAGTTGCCGCGCGGCACATAGATCACCGCGGGCACGCCGTGCCGGCTCGCGGCAAAGGCGAGGCTCTGGCCGTGATTGCCGCGCGTCGCCGAGATGATACCCGGCGTGTTCGGCCGCTCCCGCTTCAGCCGTTCGAGATAGACGAGGCCGCCGCGCACCTTGAAGGCGCCGATCGGCGTGTGGTTCTCGTGCTTCACCACGACCTCGGTGCCGAGCCGACCTGCGAGCAAAGGCCAGGCATGCGCCGGCGTTGCCGGCACCGCCTGCCCCACGATCGCGTGTGCGCGCTCGAGCTCCCTCAGGTCGAACATGGCCTCAGACCAGCGCCTTGCCGCCGGCGAATGCCTTCGCGGTGGCCTCGTCGTTGGCCTGCTCCGGCAGCAGCATCTCGTTATGTGCCTTGCCGGAGGGGATCATCGGGAAGCAGTTTTCGAGTGCCGCGACACGGCAGTCGAACAGCACCGGGCGCTTGACCGAGATCATCTCCTTGATGGCGCCATCGAGATCGGCCGGTTTGTGCACCTGGAGGCCGACGGCGCCGTAGGCCTCCGCGAGCTTGACGAAGTCCGGCAGCGCCTCCGAATAGGAATGCGACAGCCGGTTGCCGTGCAGCAGCTGCTGCCACTGGCGCACCATGCCCATGTACTGGTTGTTCAGAATGAAGATCTTGATCGGCAGCTCGTACTGAACCGCCGTCGACATCTCCTGCATCGTCATCTGCACCGAGGCATCGCCCGCAATGTCGATGACGAGGCTGTCCGGGTGCGCCACCTGAACGCCGACCGCGGCCGGCAGGCCGTAGCCCATCGTGCCGAGACCGCCCGAGGTCATCCAGCGATGTGGCTCCTCGAAGCCGTAGAACTGCGCCGCCCACATCTGATGCTGGCCGACCTCGGTCGTGATGTAGGTATCCTTGCCGCGCGTCGCTTCGAACAGGCTCTGGATCGCGTGCTGCGGCAGGATGACGTCGTTGCTCTTCTTGTAATAGAGCGAGTTACGGGCGCGCCATTGCGCGATCTGCTGCCACCACGACCTGATGTCGGGCTTCTTCGCCTCCGCCTTGAACACCTGGAGGATGTCGCCGAGGACGTTGCCGCAATCGCCGATGATCGGCACGTCGACCCGGATGTTCTTGTTGATCGAGGACGGATCGATGTCGATGTGGATCTTCTTCGAGCCCGGCGAGAACGCATCGACGCGGCCGGTGATGCGATCGTCGAAGCGCGCGCCGACGCACAGCATGACGTCGCAATCATGCATGGTCATGTTAGCCTCGTAGGTGCCGTGCATGCCGAGCATGCCGAGCCAGTTCTTGCCCGACGCCGGATAGGCGCCGAGGCCCATCAGCGTCGAGGTGATCGGAAAACCGGTGACCTCGACCAGCTCGCGCAACAGCTTGGTCGCCTCGGGGCCGGAATTGATCACGCCGCCGCCGCTGTAGATCACGGGACGCTTGGCATTCGCGAGCAGCGAGACCGCTTTACGGATCTGCGTCGCATCGCCCTTCAGGCGCGGCGCGTAGGAGCGGTGCACGTCCGATTTGCGCGGCGGATGATAGGTGCCGGTGGCGAACTGCACGTCCTTGGGGACGTCGACCAGCACCGGGCCCGGACGGCCCGAGGTTGCGACGTAGAAGGCCTCATGCAGCACCTTTGCGAGATCGTTGACGTCGCGCACGAGCCAGTTGTGCTTGGTGCAGGGGCGCGTGATGCCGACGGTGTCACATTCCTGGAACGCATCGTTGCCGATCAGATGCGTCGGCACCTGGCCGGAGATGCAGACCAGCGGGATCGAGTCCATAAGCGCGTCCGTCAGCGGCGTCACCATGTTGGTGGCGCCGGGGCCGGAGGTCACCAGCGCAACGCCCGGCTTGCCGGTCGAGCGCGCATAGCCTTCGGCGGCATGGCCCGCGCCCTGCTCGTGGCGGACCAGGATGTGCTGGACCTCGCTCTGCTGGAAGATCTCGTCGTAGATCGGAAGCACCGCGCCGCCGGGATAGCCGAAAATGTCGGTCACGCCGTGATCGATGAGTGCGCGGACGATCATCGCTGCGCCGGTCATCTGGTTCGGATCGTGGCTCTTGTCGCTCATTGGCTTGCTCCGGATGCGCTGTTGTCAGCGGCTTCGTTCGTGTCGGGTTCGGGAAATAAAAAAGGCCCCGAAGAGGGCCCATGCACACCGCCTGTCATGTGGATGGCAGCTAGCCACCCCCGGCGGTGTGCCTGGGTACGACGGCGATAAGGAGTTTGGTAATAATGTTACGCATGGCGGGCGCTCGGCTTCCCAAAGGTTGCGCAAAACATAGCGGCCAAAGCCTGGATGTCAAGGCAATGCGGCCGTTCCCGCGCGATTTTGGCAGTGTAACGGTGTTCCCCGGGTTCGGCGAGAGGTAAATTCGGGAACCTGGCACAAAAGCGCGTCAATCAAGGTCCCGCTCCGCGGTCACGATCGCCGCGAGCCATCCCCTCGCCTCCTCCGGCCGGACCCATTCGAAGTCGGGCAGCTGGTGCCGGAACCAGGTGAATTGCCGCTTAGCGTAGTGGCGGGTATCGCCGCGGCCGATGCTGGCGGCCTCCTCCAGGCTGAGCTCGCCGCGCAGATGCCGGATCAAGGACGGCACGCCATGGGCCTTCATGGCCGGCAGCAGCGGATCGAGATGCCTGGCGGCGAGCCGCTCGACCTCCTTGAGCGCGCCGGCGCCCAACATGGCATCGAAACGAGCATCGATGCGGGCATAGAGCTCGTCACGCCCGGGCGCGAGGAAGATCGCACGAAAACTGTCCTTGGGCAGCAGCGGTGGCTGTCCCTCGCAGTGCCAATCGAGCAGCGAACGGCCGGTTGCCTCGATCACCTCGAGCGCGCGGGCGATGCGGGTGCGGTCGCGCAGGTTCAATCGCTCTGCCGCGCGCGGATCGCGGGCTGCGAGTTCCGCGTGCAGCGCCTCGACGCCGTTCCGCTCCAGCCGCGCGCGCACGTCCTCGCGCAGCTCGGCGGGGATCGGCGGCACCACGGAGAGACCTGTGGTCAGTGCCTTGAAATAGAGCCCGGTGCCGCCGATGAAGATCGGCAGACGTCGCTGCGCCCTCGCCTCATGGAGCGCCTTCGCGGCATCGCTTACCCAGGCACCGGCCGAGAAATTCACGGCGGCATCGACG from the Bradyrhizobium sp. WBAH42 genome contains:
- a CDS encoding threonine dehydratase — protein: MFDLRELERAHAIVGQAVPATPAHAWPLLAGRLGTEVVVKHENHTPIGAFKVRGGLVYLERLKRERPNTPGIISATRGNHGQSLAFAASRHGVPAVIYVPRGNSVEKNRAMKAFGAELVEHGEDFQAAREEAERRAQFAGLHMVPSFHPDLVLGVATYALELFRAVPDLDVLYVPIGQGSGICGCIMARDLLGLKTEIVGVQSTEAPSYALSFAAGKIVTTETSNTRADGMATRIPDEDAFALIRKGASRIVEVTDDEVAAAIRAYWTDTHNLAEGAGAAALAAALQEKSKLKGRRVGLVLSGGNIDFDLFRCWVGTDAPAMA
- a CDS encoding acetolactate synthase 3 large subunit produces the protein MSDKSHDPNQMTGAAMIVRALIDHGVTDIFGYPGGAVLPIYDEIFQQSEVQHILVRHEQGAGHAAEGYARSTGKPGVALVTSGPGATNMVTPLTDALMDSIPLVCISGQVPTHLIGNDAFQECDTVGITRPCTKHNWLVRDVNDLAKVLHEAFYVATSGRPGPVLVDVPKDVQFATGTYHPPRKSDVHRSYAPRLKGDATQIRKAVSLLANAKRPVIYSGGGVINSGPEATKLLRELVEVTGFPITSTLMGLGAYPASGKNWLGMLGMHGTYEANMTMHDCDVMLCVGARFDDRITGRVDAFSPGSKKIHIDIDPSSINKNIRVDVPIIGDCGNVLGDILQVFKAEAKKPDIRSWWQQIAQWRARNSLYYKKSNDVILPQHAIQSLFEATRGKDTYITTEVGQHQMWAAQFYGFEEPHRWMTSGGLGTMGYGLPAAVGVQVAHPDSLVIDIAGDASVQMTMQEMSTAVQYELPIKIFILNNQYMGMVRQWQQLLHGNRLSHSYSEALPDFVKLAEAYGAVGLQVHKPADLDGAIKEMISVKRPVLFDCRVAALENCFPMIPSGKAHNEMLLPEQANDEATAKAFAGGKALV
- the miaA gene encoding tRNA (adenosine(37)-N6)-dimethylallyltransferase MiaA — translated: MSEGHSSKAVLIAGPTASGKSALALELALAAGGVVINADSMQVYRDLRIITARPTAADEALVPHRLYGHVDAAVNFSAGAWVSDAAKALHEARAQRRLPIFIGGTGLYFKALTTGLSVVPPIPAELREDVRARLERNGVEALHAELAARDPRAAERLNLRDRTRIARALEVIEATGRSLLDWHCEGQPPLLPKDSFRAIFLAPGRDELYARIDARFDAMLGAGALKEVERLAARHLDPLLPAMKAHGVPSLIRHLRGELSLEEAASIGRGDTRHYAKRQFTWFRHQLPDFEWVRPEEARGWLAAIVTAERDLD